Below is a genomic region from Parageobacillus toebii NBRC 107807.
CAGCGCTAGGATTTTTCATTGCCCGTAAAACGATGATGAACTATTTAAAGAAAAACCCGCCAATTAATGAACAAATGATTCGGATGATGATGATGCAAATGGGGATGACACCATCCCAGAAAAAAATTAATCAAATGATGAAAATGATGAACAATCAGCTAAAATAAACACGGACAGGCACTCGGAACGGAGTGTCTTTTTATTTTAAATAAACTTCCAAAATTTTTTTATTTTTGCTACAATAATATAACGCATTTTACGTGACGATGGGAGAGGTTCGATGACGGTATTTCGTGATTTATTTTGGTTTTTTCGTCAGGAGAAAAAAGCATATATAACAGGAATTATTGTACTTTTGATCGTTGCTTTTTTCGAAACGATTCCGCCGAAAGTCATCGGAATTATGATTGATCATATAAAAGAAGGAACGATTACAAAAGCAATTCTCATTCGCTGGATGGTTACTTTGCTTGTTGTTGCCATCGTCCTATATGTATTGCGTTATTGGTGGCGCATTTTAATTTTTGGTTCGGCTGTGAAGTTATCGCGGCAGCTTCGCAATGAGCTGTATGCCCATTTTACGAAAATGTCGCCGTCTTTTTACCAACGGAAACGTATCGGTGATTTAATGGCACATGCGACAAACGATTTACAAGCAATTCAACAAACAGCTGGAATCGGGATATTGACGCTTGTCGATTCATTGGCGTTAGGCAGTTTCGTGCTGGCGACGATGGCATTTACGATAAGTTGGAAATTAACGATCATTAGCTTATTGCCGATGCCGATTATGGCGATTGCGACAAGCCGCTATGGCACGCTTCTGCATCAGCGGTTTTTAAAGGCGCAGGAAGCATTTTCTTCCTTAAACGATAAAGTACAAGAAAGCATAAGTGGAATTCGTGTAATCAAAGCGTTTGGCTATGAGCAAGACGACATTGAATCATTTCGCAAGCAGTCGGAAGATGTCGTTTCGAAAAACATGGCGGTTGCGAGAATCGATGCTCTATTTGACCCGACGATTTCATTGATCGTTGGCATTTCGTTTTTCTTAGCCGTTACGTTCGGCGCAAAAATGGTCCTTGCCGGTGAATTAACCATCGGCAAGCTCGTATCGTTTACGACGTATCTCGGTTTGTTAATTTGGCCGATGTTGGCGTTTGGTTGGCTGTTTAACATTGTCGAGCGCGGGCGGGCATCGTATGACCGTGTCCGAGCGCTGCTTGACGAGAAAGAGGAAATTCAAGAGGCGGAAAATGCGATTGCTGCCCCTCCAACAGGGGATATTGTTTACGATATTCAACAATTTACGTATCCGAATGAAGAAAAACCTGTTTTACGGAATATTCGCTTTCACTTACGGCGTGGTCAGACGCTTGGCATCGTCGGAAAGACCGGGGCAGGAAAGACGACGCTGCTTAAGCTATTGATTCGCGAGTTTGATCAATACGATGGGGAAATTCGTTTCGGAG
It encodes:
- a CDS encoding ABC transporter transmembrane domain-containing protein → MTVFRDLFWFFRQEKKAYITGIIVLLIVAFFETIPPKVIGIMIDHIKEGTITKAILIRWMVTLLVVAIVLYVLRYWWRILIFGSAVKLSRQLRNELYAHFTKMSPSFYQRKRIGDLMAHATNDLQAIQQTAGIGILTLVDSLALGSFVLATMAFTISWKLTIISLLPMPIMAIATSRYGTLLHQRFLKAQEAFSSLNDKVQESISGIRVIKAFGYEQDDIESFRKQSEDVVSKNMAVARIDALFDPTISLIVGISFFLAVTFGAKMVLAGELTIGKLVSFTTYLGLLIWPMLAFGWLFNIVERGRASYDRVRALLDEKEEIQEAENAIAAPPTGDIVYDIQQFTYPNEEKPVLRNIRFHLRRGQTLGIVGKTGAGKTTLLKLLIREFDQYDGEIRFGDHEISEYTLHALRSSIGYVPQDHFLFSATVRENIAFACPEASEEDVIKAAKLANIHEDIEQFADGYETIVGERGVSLSGGQKQRISIARALLLNPEVLILDDSLSAVDAKTEERILTALKENRGGKTTIITAHRLSAIQHADLILVLEEGCIAQMGTHEELMREGGWYRNMYERQQLESLVEQGGQVWKINR
- a CDS encoding YneF family protein, with the translated sequence MWTTILVGVLALIAGTALGFFIARKTMMNYLKKNPPINEQMIRMMMMQMGMTPSQKKINQMMKMMNNQLK